One window of the Rosa rugosa chromosome 3, drRosRugo1.1, whole genome shotgun sequence genome contains the following:
- the LOC133741137 gene encoding uncharacterized protein LOC133741137 produces the protein MKPLFSSIFKSFELVGKKQPPSSSASPPGPTKGHICNMSTVECILCKFSVLLQKLGYIIYRRVLRYYSGEEDGLDMRKALSRDVEKKSIIPLKRPVTPDELRGKIVRKGGFSFDMSIITFYVLCLFC, from the exons ATGAAACCTTTATTCTCCAGCATTTTCAAATCTTTTGAGTTGGTTGGCAAAAAACAAcccccctcctcctccgcctcccCTCCTGGCCCAACCAAAGGACATATTTGCAATATGAGTACAGTCGAATGTATATTATGCAAATTCTCTGTGCTTTTGCAAAAG CTTGGTTATATAATTTATAGACGAGTACTACGGTATTATTCAGGGGAGGAAGATGGGTTAG ATATGAGGAAAGCATTATCTCGGGATGTTGAAAAGAAGTCAATCATACCCCTCAAACGGCCAGTTACTCCTGATGAATTAAG GGGTAAGATTGTCAGAAAAGGAGGGTTCTCATTTGATATGTCAATCATCACCTTCTATGTTTTGTGTCTGTTTTGTTAG